The Microbacterium sulfonylureivorans region TGCAGCGCAGGTCGTGGGCCTCGACGACCGCGTCGGTGGCCTCCTGTCCGAGTCGCAGTGGGGCTGCGTGACGGTGGCCGCGTTCACGGTAGACCATCGCCCACTCGTGGAGGCCGAAGCATCCGAAGCTGCCTGCTCGCCCGGCCGTCGCACGCAGGATGCGGCCGATGTTGACGATGAGCGCACCGCGCTCCGCACGCAGCGCGGCGCCGTCGACCGCCAGCGACGACGGCGCGTCGCCGGGTCCGTACCAGCGCCACTCGGCGCGTGCGGTGCCGGAGGCGTCGGCCAGCTCGACGCCCGAACCGGGGTGCCACCGGCGCAGGACGGACGGCTTGTACGAGTAGTACGTGAAGAGGAAGTCCTCGACCGGATGCCGCTCCCCGCGCGCCGCGCGTGCACGATGACCGGCGGTGAGGGCATCCGCGCGCGAGGCGTGCGCGTCTTCGAGGGCATGCCACTCCGCGGCGCCGAGCACGGCGGAGCAGGGTGGGGCGATCGTCACCGTTCGAGGATACGCGGGGCTCCTCGACGCACGCCGGGAGCCGGGACCTCACGCGTCGATCGGCTCGATGAGTTCGGGGGAGTTGTTGCGGACGTTGCCGACTGCCTTCGACACGACGTGGTCGTCGAGCGTCTCGGCCAGCGCCGGGGCGGCATCGATCGCCGCGTCGAGGACATCGCGGACGTTGTCGGTGGTGGGATCGAGCCACGCGTCGGCGTGATCGGCGTCGAGGAACAGCGGCATCCGATCGTGGATCGAGCCCAGGTGGCCGACCGCGTCGCGCGTGAGGATCGTGAAGCTCAGCAGCCAGCGCGCGGGATCGTCGTCTGCCTTGGACTTGTCGCGCCACCACTCGTACAGTCCCGCCATCAGAAGCGGGGAGTCGTCGGCCGGATGGATGTAGTGCGGCGTCTTCACGCCGTCGACGGTCTTCCACTCGTAGTATCCCGAGGTCGGGACCACGGCCCTTCGCTTCTCGAGCGCCGTGCGGAACATCGGCTTCTCTTCGAGCTCCTCCGAGCGGGCGTTGAACGCGCGTGCCCCGATCTTCGGGTCTTTCGCCCAGCCCGGCACGAGTCCCCAGCGGGCGCTCTCGAGCCGCCGAGTCGGCAGCTCCTCCTTGAGCGAGTCGAGCACGATCGCCACCTGCGCGGTCGGCGCGACGTTGTACGAGGGCTCTGGAAGATCGTCTCCCTCGACGTCGACCCGGAGCACGCCGACGAGCTCGGATCCGGCACTGGCCACCACGAAGCGTCCGCACATACGGCCAGCCTACGCGCGGCCCCCGACGTCAGTTCGCGACGACGCCGACCTGCTCCAGGCGCTCGAGGAGGCCCGCCCCGTCCGACTCGGAGACCCAGGGGACCGACGCGGCCGAGTGGTCGTTGACCGCCGTGCGCCCGCCGGCGAGCACCGCCTCCGCGGGCGACAGACGCCGGATGGCGACCCCCACGACACTATGCGGATGCTCCGCCGTGAAGGTGGTGTAGAGCTCGTCGTCGTGCTGGCCGTCATCGCCGATCAGCAGCCAGCGGACATGGGGGAACTCCTG contains the following coding sequences:
- a CDS encoding 3-methyladenine DNA glycosylase yields the protein MTIAPPCSAVLGAAEWHALEDAHASRADALTAGHRARAARGERHPVEDFLFTYYSYKPSVLRRWHPGSGVELADASGTARAEWRWYGPGDAPSSLAVDGAALRAERGALIVNIGRILRATAGRAGSFGCFGLHEWAMVYRERGHRHAAPLRLGQEATDAVVEAHDLRCTHFDAFRFFTPEAVPLNRDAPSRERQAELEQPGCLHAGMDLYKWAVKLGPLVPGDLLLDTFELARDIRTLDMRASPYDLLEWGYEPVAIETADGKADYVRAQRGFAERGQALRSRLLDAVDRG
- a CDS encoding SOS response-associated peptidase, yielding MCGRFVVASAGSELVGVLRVDVEGDDLPEPSYNVAPTAQVAIVLDSLKEELPTRRLESARWGLVPGWAKDPKIGARAFNARSEELEEKPMFRTALEKRRAVVPTSGYYEWKTVDGVKTPHYIHPADDSPLLMAGLYEWWRDKSKADDDPARWLLSFTILTRDAVGHLGSIHDRMPLFLDADHADAWLDPTTDNVRDVLDAAIDAAPALAETLDDHVVSKAVGNVRNNSPELIEPIDA